From one Nitrosococcus halophilus Nc 4 genomic stretch:
- the pip gene encoding prolyl aminopeptidase, translating to MLSLYPDIKPYVRHTLAVEAPHQLYVEECGHPGGLPVLVLHGGPGNGCQPHQRCFFDPDLYRVILFDQRGCGRSQPHGELEKNTTTGLLADIEHIRKHLGIERWLIFGGSWGATLGLLYAEAYPNQVLGLLLRGIFLGREQDTRWFLQEGTPQIFPDVWDSLVEDIPPGEQNNLIEAFHRLLNSPDELAQMAAAKALNTWESSCSRLVSGKMPSPQAHPALLAQARLRIHYARNHYFIKPNQILNNAHQLANIPGIIIHGRYDVLCPVGNAWELHQAWPLSELQIVPVAGHAATEPAIVDALVRATNLMARRVG from the coding sequence ATGCTGTCTCTTTATCCCGATATCAAGCCTTACGTGCGCCACACCCTAGCGGTGGAGGCGCCCCATCAACTCTATGTGGAAGAATGTGGTCATCCGGGAGGGCTGCCGGTTCTCGTTCTCCATGGAGGACCCGGCAATGGCTGCCAACCCCACCAACGCTGTTTCTTTGATCCCGATCTCTATCGGGTGATTTTATTCGATCAGCGGGGCTGCGGCAGATCTCAACCCCACGGTGAGCTGGAAAAGAACACCACCACAGGGCTCCTGGCCGATATAGAACATATCCGCAAGCATTTAGGGATTGAGCGCTGGCTTATTTTTGGAGGGTCTTGGGGGGCCACCCTAGGGCTGCTCTACGCAGAGGCCTATCCCAACCAAGTCCTGGGGCTACTATTGCGGGGTATCTTCCTGGGCCGGGAGCAAGACACCCGCTGGTTCCTCCAGGAGGGCACTCCCCAAATTTTCCCCGATGTCTGGGACTCCTTGGTAGAGGATATTCCCCCTGGAGAGCAAAATAATCTAATAGAGGCTTTCCACCGCCTTCTTAATAGCCCCGATGAACTAGCCCAAATGGCAGCGGCTAAAGCGCTCAATACCTGGGAATCCAGTTGCAGTCGTCTTGTCAGCGGTAAGATGCCCTCCCCTCAGGCGCATCCCGCACTTCTAGCCCAGGCCCGGCTGCGAATCCACTATGCCAGGAATCATTACTTTATCAAGCCCAACCAGATATTGAACAATGCCCACCAACTGGCGAATATCCCTGGCATTATCATCCATGGTCGCTATGATGTGCTCTGCCCAGTGGGCAATGCTTGGGAATTGCACCAAGCTTGGCCTCTATCTGAATTGCAGATCGTGCCCGTCGCCGGTCATGCAGCCACTGAACCGGCAATTGTGGATGCCCTGGTCCGGGCAACGAACCTCATGGCTCGGCGGGTGGGCTAA